In Trichoplusia ni isolate ovarian cell line Hi5 chromosome 7, tn1, whole genome shotgun sequence, a single genomic region encodes these proteins:
- the LOC113495597 gene encoding apoptosis-stimulating of p53 protein 2 isoform X2: protein MKEPGSPEELLGEGVELTLGELRAMALRQQQQIDTQHQLLCAKEQRLRYLKQQEARQHQVAVEGERLRRLRERVEAQELKLRRLRALRGQLDRNKQANIALTSDLESIRALFNEKEKELSVAVAKVEELTRQLEELRRGRVQPAPPSAHELDKLRRELMVSSEYRNKLNEQQNGRLSAQRAALGARQEEMRSIDRRVSELQARLLRKRALNRQLAAAHRQPQQQRSTNPTPMQQLPSYAAGNTGVNSQPKNQQARGNVAAVEPYNHVPHAQSVNHNANFQAMKQNVIQNNVPLKQHTQSDNIQSHMTQEAHYLQQKQMINPLFNGYPHNQGLQENQYPGQYPNKHDNFSHVQQGIGNAYDQKSMLDQNKYMDYLKPPQYSPNSTSSSNSNQTGKDLKINEQEFLPEFAASKSDPKYQTLPYNTKFPQSTNGKLKPEVNGKNSENQDSKNAINVNHMTVHSTPLSVVNKSLATPLSQTESTYQQDNTYQLQKSDSSSRCNQEGKENHAYPQNRLSQSNSQNNDPSKGTGKGQQVMKGSSPSLGSSTTSASSSIGFGKPVSSVAPTSVQVSSGKPSPIYQTSSTKIQPVQPQTVQTQSITVSSSNHVASNVVTSQPQIVRNTASGLSTSTGSSFAGQNASSQSILLSPPQSASTPLSTPDVSGTDKSPKPALPPKPTIKTPPRQSGNNDVGFNQTAENVTPMPTIPLPTDSSNDSEQQMQKESASSTSSNEMIIKARPLTIRKPPMSEQPKLRNVSNTKNGISVSINRRIEMPPAFLFPEMDHLVDSTPNENGLKDKKQKDEVDRALNNNNISVAQDDSKDVVVSDITEQISSVDLNGQDSQGTENVLRRTKKGNLKQGGKAPLARRVSFDPLALLLDASLEGELELVKKTATQVQNASAANDEGITALHNAICAGHFEIVKFLVELGCDVNAQDSDGWTPLHCAASCNNLAMVRFLVDNGACIFATTLSDHETAAEKCEEDEEGFDGCSEYLYSVQEKLGIMNGGLVYAVFSYAAARADELSFSSGARLAVLRKGDDSEREWWWCRDARAREGYVPRNLLGLYPRVTTQQE from the exons GTGGCGGTAGAAGGCGAGCGGCTACGCAGGCTACGCGAACGCGTAGAGGCGCAAGAGTTGAAGTTGCGAAGGCTACGAGCACTACGGGGACAGCTCGACCGAAACAAGCAAGCGAATATCGCACTTA CTAGCGACCTAGAATCAATACGAGCGCTCTTCAATGAAAAGGAAAAGGAGTTATCAGTCGCTGTGGCCAAGGTGGAGGAGCTGACGCGGCAGCTTGAGGAGTTGAGGAGGGGGAGAGTCCAGCCCGCGCCCCCGTCAGCGCACGAGCTTGACAAGCTGCGACGCGAGTTAATGGTGAGTTCTGAA TACCGAAACAAGCTGAACGAGCAACAGAACGGCAGGCTGTCGGCGCAGAGGGCAGCACTGGGCGCGCGGCAGGAGGAGATGCGGAGCATCGACCGCCGCGTGTCCGAGCTCCAGGCAAGACTGCTCAGGAAGCGGGCCTTGAACAGGCAGCTGGCGGCAGCTCATCGACAACCGCAGCAACAGAG ATCAACCAATCCAACGCCCATGCAACAGTTACCAAGCTACGCAGCTGGTAACACCGGGGTAAACAGTCAACCAAAGAACCAACAAGCCCGAGGGAATGTTGCTGCTGTTGAACCCTATAATCACGTACCGCATGCTCAGAGCGTTAACCATAATGCTAATTTCCAG gCTATGAAGCAGAATGTAATACAAAACAACGTGCCATTAAAACAACACACTCAAAGCGACAATATTCAAAGCCATATGACGCAAGAAGCGCATtacttacaacaaaaacaaatgattaatcCTTTGTTCAATGGCTACCCTCACAATCAGGGGCTACAAGAAAACCAATATCCAGGGCAATACCCGAACAAGCACGATAACTTTAGTCATGTGCAGCAAGGCATCGGGAATGCTTACGATCAGAAGTCGATGCTTgatcaaaacaaatatatgGATTATTTAAAACCACCGCAGTACAGTCCGAATAGCACTAGCAGTTCAAACAGCAATCAAACTGGAAAAGATCTGAAAATAAACGAACAAGAATTCCTCCCAGAGTTTGCTGCAAGCAAATCGGATCCTAAGTATCAAACGTTGCCTTACAATACGAAGTTCCCTCAAAGTACGAACGGGAAACTAAAACCCGAAGTCAACGGTAAAAACAGCGAAAACCAAGACTCGAAGAACGCTATCAACGTAAACCACATGACTGTTCATTCTACACCATTATCGGTTGTGAATAAGAGTCTAGCTACACCTCTAAGTCAAACGGAATCTACATATCAGCAAGATAACACATATCAGTTGCAAAAATCTGACTCTTCTAGTAGATGTAATCAGGAAGGGAAGGAGAATCATGCATATCCTCAGAATAGGCTAAGTCAGAGTAATAGTCAGAACAATGATCCTTCTAAGGGTACAGGGAAAGGTCAGCAGGTGATGAAGGGCAGCTCACCAAGCTTGGGCTCCAGTACAACATCAGCCAGCAGTTCTATTGGATTTGGG AAACCTGTATCGAGTGTAGCACCCACATCAGTTCAGGTCTCAAGCGGGAAACCATCACCCATTTACCAGACATCCTCCACAAAGATCCAACCGGTCCAACCGCAGACCGTTCAGACCCAAAGCATCACTGTATCATCATCAAATCATGTAGCTAGTAATGTGGTGACCTCCCAACCCCAGATCGTTAGGAACACGGCGTCAGGGCTGTCTACAAGTACGGGAAGTTCGTTCGCCGGCCAGAATGCGTCTTCACAGAGCATCTTGTTGTCACCGCCTCAGAGTGCCAGCACACCACTGTCCACACCGGACGTTAGCGGTACTGATAAGTCCCCCAAACCAGCCCTACCTCCAAAGCCAACTATTAAG ACACCACCGAGACAGTCTGGCAACAATGATGTTGGATTCAATCAAACTGCTGAGAATGTCACACCTATGCCCACCATCCCCTTGCCAACAGACTCGTCAAACGACAGCGAGCAACAAATGCAGAAGGAGTCTGCCAGCAGTACTAGTAGCAATGAAATGATAATCAAAGCTCGCCCACTAACTATAAGAAAACCACCGATGAGCGAACAGCCTAAATTAAGAAATGTTAGTAACACCAAAAATGGGATCAGTGTCAGCATAAACCGACGCATAGAGATGCCGCCAGCATTTTTATTCCCCGAAATGGATCACTTAGTAGATTCTACGCCTAATGAAAACGGCCTAAAAGATAAGAAGCAGAAGGATGAAGTTGATAGagcgttaaataataataacatatcaGTTGCGCAGGATGATAGCAAGGATGTTGTAGTGTCAGATATAACGGAGCAGATAAGCTCGGTAGACTTGAACGGTCAGGATTCTCAGGGCACTGAGAATGTACTGAGGCGAACTAAGAAGGGCAACTTGAAGCAAGGCGGAAAAGCGCCGCTAGCCAGAAGAGTTAGCTTCGATCCCCTCGCGCTGCTGTTGGATGCTAGTTTAGAAGGAGAGTTGGAGCTTGTCAAGAAAACGGCAACACAg GTGCAGAATGCAAGCGCTGCAAATGACGAAGGGATCACTGCTCTACACAACGCTATTTGCGCAGGGCACTTCGAAATCGTTAA ATTCCTGGTTGAGCTCGGTTGTGACGTGAACGCGCAAGACTCAGACGGCTGGACGCCTCTGCATTGCGCCGCTTCATGTAACAACCTAGCCATGGTGCGCTTCCTCGTCGACAATG GCGCGTGTATATTCGCAACCACGCTGTCTGACCATGAGACGGCGGCAGAGAAGTGCGAAGAAGACGAGGAGGGGTTCGACGGATGCTCCGAATATCTTTACA GCGTACAAGAGAAGCTGGGCATAATGAACGGCGGCCTGGTGTACGCGGTGTTCTCGtacgcggcggcgcgcgcggacGAGCTGTCGTTCAGCAGCGGCGCGCGCCTGGCCGTGCTGCGCAAGGGCGACGACAGCGAGCGCGAGTGGTGGTGGTGTCGCGACGCGCGCGCGCGCGAGGGCTACGTGCCCAGGAACCTGCTCGGG ttaTACCCACGAGTAACCACACAGCAAGAGTAA
- the LOC113495599 gene encoding proteasome subunit alpha type-3: MSSIGTGYDLSASQFSPDGRVFQVEYAAKAVENSGTVIGLRGKDGVVFAVEKLVTSKLYEPGANKRIFHVDEHVGMAVAGLISDARQIVETARSEASNYRSQYGAQVPLKYLNERVSMYMHAYTLYSAVRPYGCSVVMGTWNDYEGPQMYMLDPSGVSFSYFGCAVGKAKQAAKTEIEKLKLADLTVKELVKEAARIIYLVHDELKDKQFELELSWVSKDTKGRHQLVPKELASEAENQAKQALADIEDSDEGDM; encoded by the exons atgagTTCTATTGGAACGGGT TACGATTTGTCGGCATCTCAATTTTCGCCTGACGGTCGGGTATTTCAAGTTGAATATGCAGCGAAAGCTGTCGAGAACTCGGGCACAGTCATTGGCCTAAGAGGGAAGGATGGTGTGGTGTTTGCTGTGGAGAAGCTTGTCACGTCCAAACTGTACGAACCCGGTGCAAACAAGAGGATATTCCATGTTGATGAACATGTTGGCATG GCAGTAGCTGGCCTCATCTCCGATGCAAGACAGATTGTTGAAACAGCCCGCTCTGAAGCTTCCAACTACAGATCTCAGTATGGTGCCCAAGTGCCACTGAAGTACCTAAATGAGCGAGTCTCTATGTACATGCATGCATACACACTGTACAGTGCGGTGCGACCCTACGGCTGCTCTGTCGTTATGGGAACATGGAACGACTATGAAGGTCCTCAGATGTACATGCTTGATCCCAGCGGAGTTTCCTTT TCATACTTTGGATGTGCAGTAGGCAAAGCAAAGCAGGCTGCCAAGACTGAAATTGAAAAGCTGAAGCTTGCAGATCTCACAGTAAAGGAGCTTGTTAAGGAAGCTGCTAGGAT TATCTACTTGGTCCACGACGAGTTAAAAGACAAGCAGTTTGAGCTGGAACTGTCATGGGTATCCAAGGACACGAAAGGACGTCACCAGCTGGTCCCCAAGGAACTCGCGAGTGAAGCTGAGAACCAAGCCAAGCAGGCGCTTGCTGACATCGAGGATTCTGATGAGGGAGACATGTGA